A region of uncultured Carboxylicivirga sp. DNA encodes the following proteins:
- the lepB gene encoding signal peptidase I: MTKKEITRYTLTITFLLICIWSQSWILILLLLGHFILLWHQPTQKKLINFWNKTKTRKKNLIGWFLASFYAIIILLFINNYLFGIYTLQSSSMEPTYHTGNFFIMNKIEIGTGKSIDNVDTYHRLIGLDNLDYGEVIVFYFPEADTVFSDAPKENYHFKKREARISGKPNNMANKPIAFSPVHERPRFIKRIVALPGDTLQIINGENFINGKEYEYNSIFINKYSLNANTPRNIRSSILNEANATYTEDNQQIIEIQSKTVTQRNWGEYLEGVERPLNLADPYIFPFSTSSLWNASFWGPAVIPAKDSTIELNENNLPLYWRIMEAYEGNKVELKNGKIYLNDKECKQYTFKLNYYWVAGDNRPHSFDSRYWGFVPENHIIGVINKLPFTK, translated from the coding sequence ATGACTAAAAAAGAAATCACCCGCTACACATTAACCATTACCTTTCTATTAATATGCATATGGTCACAAAGCTGGATATTGATACTTCTTTTACTCGGTCATTTTATTTTATTGTGGCATCAACCTACCCAAAAAAAGCTTATTAATTTCTGGAATAAAACCAAAACCCGAAAAAAGAATCTGATAGGATGGTTTCTCGCATCATTCTATGCTATCATTATTTTGCTATTCATCAACAACTATCTATTTGGGATCTATACCCTCCAATCCTCTTCAATGGAACCTACCTATCATACAGGTAATTTTTTTATTATGAATAAGATTGAGATTGGAACCGGTAAATCAATTGATAATGTTGACACCTATCATCGATTAATTGGATTGGATAATCTGGATTATGGTGAAGTGATTGTTTTTTATTTCCCGGAAGCAGATACTGTTTTTAGTGATGCTCCAAAAGAAAACTATCACTTTAAAAAGAGAGAGGCTAGAATCAGTGGTAAGCCCAATAACATGGCAAATAAGCCAATTGCCTTCTCTCCTGTACACGAGAGACCCAGATTCATTAAACGCATCGTTGCTTTACCGGGTGATACCTTACAAATAATTAATGGTGAAAATTTCATCAATGGTAAAGAATATGAATACAATTCAATATTTATTAACAAATATTCTTTAAATGCCAATACCCCTAGAAACATTCGTAGTTCTATTCTCAATGAAGCCAATGCGACATATACTGAAGACAATCAACAAATAATTGAAATACAAAGCAAAACTGTTACACAACGCAACTGGGGTGAATATCTTGAAGGTGTTGAAAGACCACTTAACCTTGCGGATCCTTATATTTTTCCATTCAGTACTTCATCATTATGGAATGCTTCATTCTGGGGCCCGGCAGTTATCCCTGCGAAAGACTCAACCATTGAGCTAAATGAAAACAATTTGCCTCTTTATTGGCGAATCATGGAAGCTTACGAAGGAAATAAGGTAGAATTGAAAAATGGCAAGATATACCTGAACGATAAAGAATGTAAGCAATACACATTCAAGTTGAATTATTATTGGGTAGCCGGGGACAATCGTCCACACTCATTTGACAGCCGCTATTGGGGTTTTGTACCCGAAAACCATATTATTGGAGTAATCAATAAATTACCCTTTACAAAATAA
- the lepB gene encoding signal peptidase I: MRNKPYFKWIKLAIASIIFILWVVWIGNYWFLLGYPLVFDNYITKKIPWGFWKKRKDGKKPSAIVEWIDAIVFALVAVYIINIFLFQNYKIPTSSLEKSLLVGDFLFVSKASYGPRMPNTPIAFPLVQNTFSSSTNIKSYLDWPHWDYKRLKGITNIKHNDIVVFNFPAGDTVPFKANNPDFYNLSMITGIQEAQRNPNLMPTAPFNSDYERNHYFMNIGRKKIYSEPDRYGEVLARPVDKRDNYVKRCIALPGDVFEVRHNQVYINGEAVENPEGLQHNYLIKTDGTALNDRFYERMGVSVADRGGMYGNDFYVPLTKDKAELVKDMPFVQSITMDEDIPNNSGLQVFPYSSDYNWSRDNFGPLTMPKKGETVEINIKNLPIYERVITAYEGNKLRVKDGKIFINDELATSYTFKMDYYFMLGDNRHNSADSRSWGFVPEDHVVGKPILVWLSLDKDKSFPSNIRWERIFKLVHKD, from the coding sequence ATGCGTAACAAACCGTATTTTAAATGGATAAAGCTGGCTATAGCAAGCATTATCTTTATCCTTTGGGTTGTTTGGATTGGAAACTATTGGTTTCTATTGGGCTACCCTCTAGTTTTTGATAATTATATCACGAAAAAAATCCCCTGGGGTTTCTGGAAAAAAAGAAAAGATGGCAAAAAGCCAAGCGCAATTGTAGAATGGATTGATGCCATTGTATTTGCCTTAGTAGCTGTTTATATAATCAATATTTTCTTGTTTCAGAATTATAAAATCCCTACAAGCTCTTTAGAGAAATCACTACTGGTAGGTGACTTTTTATTTGTTAGTAAAGCCAGTTACGGACCAAGAATGCCTAATACTCCTATTGCATTTCCTCTGGTACAAAATACTTTTTCATCGAGTACTAATATCAAATCGTATCTCGACTGGCCTCATTGGGATTACAAACGTCTGAAAGGAATTACCAATATCAAGCACAACGATATTGTTGTATTTAACTTCCCGGCAGGCGATACAGTTCCGTTCAAAGCCAACAACCCCGATTTCTATAATTTGTCAATGATAACAGGTATTCAGGAAGCACAAAGAAATCCAAATCTTATGCCAACTGCACCTTTCAATTCTGACTATGAACGCAACCATTATTTTATGAATATTGGTCGCAAGAAAATTTATAGTGAACCTGACAGATATGGAGAAGTATTAGCCCGCCCGGTTGACAAACGCGATAATTACGTAAAAAGATGTATCGCTTTACCGGGAGATGTTTTTGAAGTAAGGCATAACCAGGTTTATATCAATGGAGAAGCTGTTGAAAATCCTGAAGGTTTACAACATAATTACCTGATTAAAACTGACGGAACTGCACTGAATGATCGTTTTTACGAACGCATGGGGGTTTCTGTTGCCGACCGTGGAGGAATGTATGGAAATGATTTCTATGTACCTTTAACAAAAGATAAGGCTGAATTAGTGAAAGACATGCCATTTGTTCAATCAATTACGATGGATGAAGACATTCCGAACAATTCTGGCTTGCAAGTTTTTCCATACAGTTCGGATTACAACTGGAGTCGTGATAATTTCGGCCCGTTAACAATGCCTAAAAAAGGAGAAACAGTTGAAATCAACATCAAAAATCTACCAATTTACGAAAGAGTAATAACTGCTTATGAAGGCAATAAACTCAGAGTTAAAGACGGTAAGATATTTATTAATGATGAATTGGCAACTTCTTACACCTTTAAGATGGATTATTACTTTATGTTGGGTGATAACCGACATAATTCAGCCGATTCAAGATCATGGGGATTTGTACCTGAAGATCATGTTGTAGGTAAACCAATTTTGGTTTGGCTTTCTCTTGATAAGGATAAAAGTTTCCCTTCAAACATTCGCTGGGAACGAATATTCAAGTTAGTTCACAAAGACTAA
- the dapB gene encoding 4-hydroxy-tetrahydrodipicolinate reductase, whose translation MKIALVGYGKMGKEIEKIALDRGHEIVSRIDVSSSDSFDDDSFKSAEVAIEFTRPEAALNNYQKCFENNVPVVSGTTGWLDKFPVIEKACKEDGQTFFYASNFSLGVNIFFEINKQLAKLMNKVKEYDVSMEEVHHTQKLDEPSGTAITLAEGIIDNLERKNSWTLGEPKEDEINIKAIREGQVPGIHTIKYESPVDEIIIHHSAKSRQGFALGAVLAAEFTKGKKGLLSMKDLLNF comes from the coding sequence ATGAAAATAGCATTAGTAGGATACGGCAAGATGGGCAAAGAGATCGAGAAAATTGCCCTGGATAGAGGTCATGAAATTGTAAGTAGAATTGATGTAAGCAGCAGCGATTCTTTTGATGACGATTCTTTTAAATCAGCCGAAGTTGCCATTGAATTTACCCGTCCGGAGGCAGCACTTAATAATTACCAAAAATGTTTTGAAAACAATGTTCCGGTAGTATCAGGAACAACAGGATGGCTTGATAAATTTCCGGTAATAGAAAAAGCATGTAAAGAAGATGGCCAAACCTTCTTTTATGCATCAAACTTTAGCCTTGGTGTAAATATCTTTTTTGAGATTAATAAACAATTGGCCAAACTTATGAACAAGGTAAAAGAATATGATGTTTCAATGGAAGAAGTGCATCATACTCAAAAACTTGATGAACCCAGTGGTACAGCTATCACTTTGGCCGAAGGAATTATTGATAATCTGGAACGCAAAAACAGCTGGACATTAGGGGAACCTAAAGAAGATGAAATTAACATCAAAGCCATTCGTGAAGGACAGGTTCCCGGAATTCACACTATTAAATACGAATCACCGGTTGATGAAATCATTATTCATCATAGTGCCAAATCACGTCAGGGTTTTGCATTGGGGGCAGTTTTAGCTGCGGAGTTTACCAAAGGCAAAAAAGGATTACTAAGTATGAAAGACCTACTTAACTTTTAA
- the rplT gene encoding 50S ribosomal protein L20, whose amino-acid sequence MPRSVNHAASRERRRKLLKQTKGYFGRRKNVWTVAKNAYEKGMQYAYRDRKKKKSNFRALWIQRINAAARIEGVSYSKLMGALHAQNIEINRKVLADLAVNHPEAFKAVVKKAMSAA is encoded by the coding sequence ATGCCAAGATCAGTAAATCATGCGGCTTCAAGAGAAAGACGCAGAAAGCTTTTAAAGCAAACCAAAGGATACTTTGGTCGTAGAAAAAATGTTTGGACGGTAGCTAAGAATGCCTATGAAAAAGGTATGCAGTATGCTTACCGCGACAGAAAGAAGAAAAAGAGCAACTTCCGCGCATTGTGGATTCAGCGTATCAATGCTGCTGCTCGTATTGAAGGTGTATCTTACAGCAAGTTGATGGGTGCTTTACATGCACAAAACATTGAAATCAACCGTAAGGTTCTTGCCGATTTAGCAGTGAATCATCCTGAAGCTTTCAAAGCTGTTGTTAAAAAAGCAATGAGCGCAGCTTAA
- the rpmI gene encoding 50S ribosomal protein L35, which produces MPKMKTNSGAKKRFTITGSGKIKRKHAFKSHILTKKSTKRKRNLTYAGTVNKADETNIKLLLNMK; this is translated from the coding sequence ATGCCAAAAATGAAAACTAACTCCGGTGCGAAGAAACGTTTCACCATCACCGGTAGTGGAAAAATTAAGAGAAAGCACGCTTTCAAAAGTCACATCTTAACTAAGAAGTCGACTAAGCGTAAGAGAAATTTGACCTATGCTGGCACTGTTAACAAAGCTGATGAAACAAACATCAAGCTATTGTTGAACATGAAGTAA
- the infC gene encoding translation initiation factor IF-3 — MARPNRRQDHQVKEEPAHRINRYIRVPQVRLVGDNIDNPGVFPTSEALKMADELDLDLVEISPKADPPVCKITDYQKFLYQQKKKQKEMKAKAVKVIVKEIRFGPNTDDHDYQFKLRHAEKFLQEGAKVKAYVFFKGRSILFKEQGEILLLRFAQDLEEIGKVEQLPKLEGKRMIMFIAPKAPKKK, encoded by the coding sequence ATAGCTAGACCAAACAGAAGGCAGGATCATCAAGTAAAAGAAGAGCCTGCACACAGAATTAACAGGTACATAAGAGTACCACAGGTAAGATTAGTTGGTGACAACATCGACAATCCGGGTGTTTTTCCTACATCAGAAGCACTTAAAATGGCTGACGAATTGGATCTGGATTTGGTAGAGATTTCTCCAAAGGCTGATCCTCCGGTTTGTAAAATAACTGATTACCAAAAGTTTCTTTATCAGCAGAAAAAGAAACAAAAAGAAATGAAAGCCAAAGCCGTTAAGGTGATAGTTAAGGAAATTCGTTTCGGACCAAACACCGACGATCATGATTATCAGTTTAAATTAAGGCATGCTGAGAAATTTCTACAGGAAGGTGCAAAAGTAAAAGCATACGTTTTCTTTAAAGGACGTTCAATCCTTTTTAAAGAGCAAGGTGAAATTCTTTTGTTACGCTTTGCCCAGGATTTGGAAGAAATCGGGAAAGTGGAACAATTACCTAAGTTAGAAGGTAAACGTATGATCATGTTTATTGCACCAAAGGCGCCTAAGAAAAAATAG
- the thrS gene encoding threonine--tRNA ligase, producing the protein MIKITFPDQSVREYEAGVTGLDIAQSISPRLAKEVLSITVNDTLMDLTRPITTDATVKLHKWEDEEGKHAFWHSSAHLMAEAIEALYPGTKFGIGPTIENGFYYDIDTGDDVVIKDADLPKIENKFKELASQKFDYVRSEVSKADALDYFTKKDDQYKLELISELEDGTISFYKQGNFTDLCRGPHLPSTAPIKAVKLLNVAGAYWRGDEKRKQLTRIYGITFPKAKMLEDYLILLEEAQKRDHRKIGKELELFAFSAKVGQGLPLWLPKGARLRERLENFLKKVQVQYGYEPVITPHIGNKELYVTSGHYAKYGKDSFQPISTPAEGEEFLLKPMNCPHHCEIYKTKPRSYKDLPIRFAEFGTVYRYEQSGELHGLTRVRGFTQDDAHLFCRPDQIKDEFKKVIDIILYIFKALDFKEYITQVSLRDPEDHSKYIGSEDNWNKAEQAIIEACEERGMQTIVEYGEAAFYGPKLDFMVKDALGRKWQLGTIQVDYNLPERFELEYIGSDNQKHRPVMIHRAPFGSMERFVAVLIEHTAGKFPLWLTPEQVVICPISEKHNEYAKKVFNFLNNSDIRAVLDDRNEKIGKKIRDNELKRIPYLLIVGEKEAEEQKVAVRKQGEGDKGVMKLDEFVSFINQEVQDMLSAIDNNIN; encoded by the coding sequence TGATAAAAATTACCTTTCCAGACCAAAGTGTCCGAGAGTATGAAGCCGGTGTTACAGGCCTTGATATTGCGCAAAGTATTAGCCCACGTTTGGCTAAAGAAGTATTATCGATAACGGTAAATGATACCCTTATGGATTTAACGCGCCCTATCACCACCGACGCAACGGTTAAATTACATAAATGGGAAGACGAGGAAGGTAAGCATGCATTCTGGCATTCTTCAGCGCACCTAATGGCTGAAGCTATTGAAGCCTTGTACCCTGGAACAAAGTTTGGTATTGGTCCAACAATAGAAAATGGATTTTATTACGATATCGACACAGGTGATGATGTTGTGATTAAGGATGCTGATTTGCCAAAAATTGAAAATAAATTCAAAGAACTGGCAAGTCAAAAATTCGATTACGTCAGAAGTGAAGTTTCCAAAGCCGATGCCTTGGATTATTTCACAAAAAAAGATGACCAATACAAACTGGAGTTAATAAGTGAACTGGAAGACGGAACAATTTCGTTCTACAAACAAGGGAATTTCACTGATCTATGTCGTGGGCCACACTTACCATCAACAGCCCCCATCAAAGCTGTTAAGTTACTAAACGTTGCAGGTGCTTACTGGAGAGGTGATGAAAAACGCAAACAGTTAACACGTATTTACGGTATCACATTTCCAAAAGCTAAGATGCTTGAAGACTATCTTATTTTATTGGAAGAAGCCCAAAAACGCGATCACCGTAAAATTGGTAAAGAACTGGAGTTATTTGCCTTCTCAGCAAAAGTAGGACAAGGGTTGCCTTTATGGTTACCTAAAGGAGCTAGACTTCGTGAGCGTTTAGAAAATTTCTTGAAGAAAGTTCAGGTTCAGTATGGATATGAGCCGGTAATAACTCCTCACATTGGTAATAAAGAGTTATATGTGACTTCTGGTCACTATGCAAAATACGGTAAAGATTCATTCCAGCCTATCAGCACACCTGCCGAAGGAGAAGAATTTTTATTAAAACCTATGAACTGTCCTCACCACTGTGAGATTTACAAGACAAAACCGCGTTCATATAAAGACCTTCCGATTCGTTTTGCCGAGTTCGGAACCGTTTATCGCTATGAACAAAGTGGTGAATTACATGGTTTAACAAGAGTACGTGGATTTACTCAGGATGATGCACACTTGTTCTGTCGTCCTGACCAGATCAAAGACGAATTCAAGAAAGTTATCGACATCATTTTATACATCTTTAAAGCACTGGATTTTAAAGAGTATATCACCCAGGTTTCTTTGCGTGATCCTGAAGATCATTCGAAATACATCGGTAGCGAAGACAACTGGAACAAAGCCGAACAAGCCATTATCGAAGCTTGTGAAGAACGTGGAATGCAAACCATTGTTGAATATGGTGAAGCAGCTTTCTACGGTCCTAAGCTTGACTTTATGGTGAAAGATGCCTTAGGCCGCAAGTGGCAATTAGGTACAATTCAGGTAGATTACAACCTGCCTGAGCGCTTTGAATTGGAATACATCGGAAGTGACAACCAGAAGCATCGTCCGGTAATGATTCATCGGGCTCCTTTTGGAAGTATGGAACGTTTTGTTGCGGTACTTATTGAGCACACTGCAGGTAAATTTCCTCTGTGGTTAACACCAGAGCAAGTGGTTATTTGCCCTATCAGTGAAAAGCATAATGAATACGCAAAAAAAGTTTTTAATTTCCTAAATAATTCCGATATTCGTGCCGTTCTTGACGACCGCAACGAAAAAATAGGTAAGAAGATCAGGGACAACGAGTTAAAGCGCATTCCATACCTTCTAATTGTAGGAGAAAAAGAGGCCGAAGAACAAAAAGTTGCCGTTCGAAAGCAAGGTGAAGGTGATAAAGGGGTGATGAAACTCGATGAATTTGTAAGTTTTATTAATCAGGAAGTACAAGATATGCTTTCTGCGATTGACAATAATATTAACTAA